The DNA sequence GAAAGCGGGGGACCGGAATTTGTTTCAAAATGGGTAAGTTGGGGCGCAGGGTTACGAGCCGTTCAATACTTGCTGCTTGGCGGTAAAGTTCGGGCTGTATTTCATGGGCGATATAATGTTGCCATCGAAGATATTAAAACGCTGGCAAAACCGGTTTTACGTCACAGGATCATAACAAATTTCTATGCTGAATCGGAAAATATTGATTCGGATAAAGTCATCGAGATGCTTCTTGAAGAAGTTAGCGAACCCATATCAGGATTGGATTAAATAGAAAACAAATGATTGAACAACGTGAGATCGACATAAGTGAATTCATGGTTCGATTCTGCTCACCATGGCTTAACTTCAACAGCCTGAATGGAGTCGAAGGCTGATAATTGTGCATATTTTCCCTAAAATTTATTATGTCGAACTTATAAAAATATAGTTAACCTGGATAATTTCATGAATCAGCTTTTAAGCTTAAAGTTTCCTAATGTCATCCCGTCGTGACGGGATGACAGTGATAAGGTTTATGAATAGGTCAGGTTAATTAAATATAATGATGAGCGAAGTTAACCAGAAAAGTAGCCCGACACGATTAATAGATCCTAGTATTCTGTCAAGAATATCAAATTTGGATCTACTCGCTCGTGGAGTAGTCGAAGGATTCGTGGGTGGCCTGCATAAAAGTCCATACAAAGGCTTTAGTGTCGAATTTCTCGAATACAGGCCTTATTCTCCTGGTGACGATCCTATGAGGATTGACTGGAAGTTGTTTATGCGTTCTGACAGATTGTACATAAAACAATTCGAGGATGAAACCAATACGAATTGCAGCATTTTGTTGGATACCAGTAAGTCTATGGATTATTCCTCGACACACATTTCAAAATTGCAATATAGTATTTATCTCGCAGCATCCCTTGCCTATTTTATGATTCGCCAGAGAGATAGCGCCGGCTTATGTCTTTTTGATCACAAAATCAAAGAAAATATTCCGGCCAAAAGTGGTAAGGGCCACCTTCATACCCTTTTGAATATTTTAAATACAGTCCAGCCCGATGCCAGTACGAACATGAGTAAACCATTTCATGAATTAGCTGATAATTTGAAAAAGCGAGGTATCGTAATAATCATCTCTGACCTCCTCGATAGTCTCGATCATATCCTTGCAGGGTTAAAACATTTTCGCTTTAACGGCAATAATGTCATCGTCTTTCATAT is a window from the candidate division KSB1 bacterium genome containing:
- a CDS encoding DUF58 domain-containing protein; protein product: MMSEVNQKSSPTRLIDPSILSRISNLDLLARGVVEGFVGGLHKSPYKGFSVEFLEYRPYSPGDDPMRIDWKLFMRSDRLYIKQFEDETNTNCSILLDTSKSMDYSSTHISKLQYSIYLAASLAYFMIRQRDSAGLCLFDHKIKENIPAKSGKGHLHTLLNILNTVQPDASTNMSKPFHELADNLKKRGIVIIISDLLDSLDHILAGLKHFRFNGNNVIVFHIMDPLELSFEYDGILELEDMETGEKMVLAADQAKETYQHNLDEFKSSLTVNCGLLNIDYTVLTTDQPLDHALFKYLSKRSSIK